In Streptomyces sp. NBC_01426, one genomic interval encodes:
- the trpS gene encoding tryptophan--tRNA ligase, whose protein sequence is MASDRPRALSGIQPTSGSFHLGNYLGAIRQYVALQETHDAFYMVVDLHAITMPQDPRELRANTRLSAAQLLAAGLDPERCTLFIQSHVPEHAQLGWVMNCITGFGEASRMTQFKDKSAKQGANNATVGLFTYPILQVADILLYQANAVPVGEDQRQHIELTRDLAERFNTRFGQTFTLPAAHIVKEVAKIYDLQDPAIKMSKSASSPKGLVNLLDEPKVTEKKIKSAVTDTEAEIRFDSEKKPGVSNLLTIYSTLTGETIPELEARYEGKGYGALKTDLAGVMVDFVTPFKKRTQEYLDDPETLDAVLAKGAEKARAVAAETLAQAYDRLGFLPAKH, encoded by the coding sequence ATGGCTTCTGATCGTCCTCGCGCGCTCTCCGGCATCCAGCCCACCTCCGGTTCGTTCCACCTCGGGAACTACCTCGGGGCCATTCGTCAGTACGTCGCCCTCCAGGAAACGCACGACGCCTTCTACATGGTCGTCGACCTGCACGCGATCACCATGCCGCAGGATCCCCGGGAACTGCGCGCGAACACCCGTCTGTCCGCCGCCCAACTGCTCGCGGCCGGCCTGGACCCCGAGCGCTGCACGCTCTTCATCCAGAGCCACGTGCCCGAGCACGCGCAGCTCGGCTGGGTCATGAACTGCATCACCGGGTTCGGCGAGGCGAGCCGGATGACCCAGTTCAAGGACAAGTCCGCCAAGCAGGGCGCGAACAACGCCACCGTCGGCCTGTTCACGTACCCGATCCTCCAGGTCGCGGACATCCTGCTCTACCAGGCCAACGCCGTCCCCGTGGGCGAGGACCAGCGCCAGCACATCGAGCTGACCCGCGACCTGGCCGAGCGCTTCAACACGCGCTTCGGTCAGACCTTCACGCTGCCCGCCGCGCACATCGTCAAGGAGGTCGCGAAGATCTACGACCTCCAGGACCCCGCGATCAAGATGTCGAAGTCCGCGTCCTCGCCCAAGGGCCTGGTCAACCTCCTCGACGAGCCCAAGGTCACCGAGAAGAAGATCAAGAGCGCGGTCACCGACACCGAGGCGGAGATCCGCTTCGACAGCGAGAAGAAGCCCGGCGTCAGCAACCTGCTCACGATCTACTCCACCCTCACGGGCGAGACGATCCCCGAGCTGGAGGCCCGGTACGAGGGCAAGGGGTACGGCGCGCTGAAGACCGACCTGGCCGGCGTGATGGTCGATTTCGTCACACCCTTCAAGAAGCGCACCCAGGAGTACCTGGACGACCCCGAGACCCTGGACGCCGTGCTGGCCAAGGGTGCGGAGAAGGCGCGCGCGGTCGCCGCCGAGACCCTGGCACAGGCGTACGACCGCCTCGGGTTCCTGCCCGCCAAGCACTGA
- the pdxR gene encoding MocR-like pyridoxine biosynthesis transcription factor PdxR produces the protein MTESRATFGADLHLDLTAGRGLRAGLTEALREAARSGRLAPGTRLPSSRSLAVDLGIARNTVAEAYGELVAEGWLTARHGSGTRVAERAVPRHPARAARVRPPARRGPAYSFKPGSPGLGSFPRTAWSAAARRALAAAPNDAFGYAADARGRIELREALADYLARARGVDADPDRIVLCAGFVHGLSLLARVLRARRVREVAVEGWSLDVHRDLLTGAGLRTRPLWLDGAGARTEDLTSTSGAVLLTPAHQFPTGVALTPARRAAAVDWARTTGGLILEDDYDGEFRYDRQPVGALQGLDPDRVVYLGTASKSLAPGLRTGWMVVPAGLVDEVLAAKGHTDWMSGAPDQLTLAEFIRSGAYDRHVRSMRLRYRRRRDALVEALAPRTAVTVSGIAAGLHAVLDLPAGTERPLIQAAAWHDLALEGLSRFRHPDSAMPARDAVVLGYGTPSESAWSGALAALEAALP, from the coding sequence ATGACGGAATCCCGGGCCACTTTCGGCGCCGACCTGCATCTCGACCTCACCGCCGGGCGCGGGCTGAGGGCCGGACTCACCGAGGCGCTGCGCGAGGCCGCGCGCAGCGGTCGACTCGCCCCGGGAACCCGACTGCCCTCCTCCCGGTCCCTGGCCGTCGACCTCGGCATCGCCCGCAACACGGTCGCCGAGGCGTACGGCGAACTCGTCGCCGAGGGCTGGCTGACCGCCCGTCACGGCTCGGGCACCCGGGTCGCGGAACGGGCCGTGCCGCGCCATCCAGCCCGGGCCGCCCGGGTCCGGCCACCCGCCCGGCGGGGGCCCGCGTACAGCTTCAAGCCGGGCTCCCCGGGCCTCGGCAGTTTCCCGCGCACCGCCTGGTCGGCGGCGGCCCGGCGGGCCCTCGCGGCCGCCCCGAACGACGCCTTCGGGTACGCCGCGGACGCGCGTGGCCGGATCGAGCTGCGCGAGGCGCTGGCCGACTACCTGGCCCGCGCCCGGGGGGTGGACGCCGATCCCGACCGGATCGTGCTGTGCGCCGGGTTCGTGCACGGGCTGTCGCTGCTCGCCCGGGTGCTGCGGGCGCGCCGGGTCCGCGAGGTGGCCGTGGAGGGGTGGAGCCTCGACGTGCACCGGGACCTGCTCACCGGGGCCGGGCTGCGGACCCGCCCCTTGTGGCTGGACGGCGCGGGCGCCCGTACGGAGGACCTGACGTCGACGTCGGGGGCGGTGCTCCTCACGCCGGCGCACCAGTTCCCGACGGGCGTCGCGCTGACCCCGGCACGGCGGGCGGCGGCCGTGGACTGGGCCAGGACCACGGGCGGGCTCATCCTGGAGGACGACTACGACGGGGAGTTCCGCTATGACCGCCAGCCCGTCGGGGCGCTCCAGGGACTGGACCCGGACCGCGTCGTGTACCTGGGCACGGCGAGCAAGTCGCTGGCGCCGGGGCTGCGCACGGGCTGGATGGTGGTGCCGGCCGGGCTGGTGGACGAGGTACTGGCGGCGAAGGGCCACACCGACTGGATGTCGGGCGCGCCGGACCAGTTGACGCTGGCGGAGTTCATCCGGTCCGGGGCGTACGACCGGCACGTCCGGAGCATGCGGCTGCGCTACCGGCGCCGGCGCGACGCCCTGGTGGAGGCCCTGGCCCCGCGGACGGCGGTGACCGTCTCCGGCATCGCGGCGGGCCTGCACGCGGTGCTCGACCTCCCGGCCGGCACCGAACGCCCCCTGATCCAGGCGGCGGCCTGGCACGACCTGGCCCTGGAGGGACTGTCCCGCTTCCGGCACCCGGATTCGGCGATGCCCGCGCGGGACGCGGTGGTGCTCGGGTACGGGACCCCGTCGGAGAGCGCGTGGTCGGGCGCGTTGGCGGCGTTGGAGGCGGCCCTCCCGTAG
- a CDS encoding DUF3017 domain-containing protein, with protein MRAERDTEPAEPAEPAEAPAPRAPEGAVEPTKGRQPKPPPVENEADEAVAVGDGSDGSGESGESDADEVDGDGSEAAAKSRRFPSVTRDTARPEGGGRAAPGGAPAPARQWPMLSVLAATAIGLLTTAIGFPRIGCLIIGAALIAGAVMRRILPSVGMLAVRSRFTDMVTYGLLGVSITLLALVVQAPKPWLEIPFLTDVVRFTVR; from the coding sequence GTGCGGGCTGAGCGCGACACGGAACCGGCGGAACCGGCGGAACCGGCGGAGGCCCCGGCGCCGCGGGCGCCCGAGGGCGCCGTCGAGCCGACGAAGGGGCGGCAGCCGAAGCCGCCCCCCGTCGAGAACGAGGCGGACGAGGCGGTGGCCGTCGGTGACGGGAGCGACGGGAGCGGCGAGAGCGGCGAGAGCGATGCGGACGAGGTCGACGGCGACGGGTCGGAGGCGGCGGCGAAGTCCCGGCGCTTCCCCTCCGTCACCCGGGACACCGCCCGCCCCGAGGGCGGCGGCCGGGCCGCGCCCGGGGGCGCGCCCGCCCCGGCGCGTCAGTGGCCGATGCTCAGCGTGCTGGCCGCCACCGCGATCGGGCTGCTCACCACGGCGATCGGATTCCCCCGCATCGGCTGCCTGATCATCGGGGCCGCGCTGATCGCGGGCGCGGTGATGCGCCGGATCCTGCCGTCGGTGGGGATGCTCGCCGTGCGGTCCCGGTTCACGGACATGGTCACGTACGGCCTGCTGGGCGTGTCGATCACGCTGCTCGCGCTGGTCGTGCAGGCGCCCAAGCCGTGGCTGGAGATCCCCTTCCTGACGGACGTGGTCCGCTTCACCGTCCGCTAG
- a CDS encoding malate dehydrogenase, with translation MTRTPVNVTVTGAAGQIGYALLFRIASGHLLGADVPVKLRLLEIPQGMKAAEGTAMELDDCAFPLLAGIDIFDDPNKGFEGANVALLVGARPRTKGMERGDLLSANGGIFKPQGAAINAHAADDIKVLVVGNPANTNALIAQAAAPDVPAERFTAMTRLDHNRAISQLAAKTGAAVSDIKRLTIWGNHSATQYPDIFHAEIAGKNAAEVVSDEQWLAETFIPTVAKRGAAIIEARGASSAASAANAAIDHVHTWVNGTAAGDWTSMGIPSDGSYGVPEGIISSFPVTTKDGKYEIVQGLDINEFSRARIDASVAELVEERDAVRELGLI, from the coding sequence ATGACCCGCACTCCCGTGAATGTCACCGTCACCGGCGCCGCCGGACAGATCGGCTACGCGCTGCTCTTCCGCATCGCGTCCGGTCACCTCCTCGGCGCGGACGTGCCGGTCAAGCTCCGCCTCCTGGAGATCCCGCAGGGCATGAAGGCCGCTGAGGGCACCGCCATGGAGCTTGACGACTGCGCCTTCCCGCTGCTCGCCGGCATCGACATCTTCGACGACCCGAACAAGGGCTTCGAGGGTGCGAACGTCGCGCTGCTCGTGGGCGCCCGCCCGCGGACCAAGGGCATGGAGCGCGGTGACCTGCTCTCCGCCAACGGCGGCATCTTCAAGCCGCAGGGCGCCGCGATCAACGCGCACGCCGCGGACGACATCAAGGTCCTGGTCGTGGGCAACCCGGCCAACACCAACGCGCTCATCGCGCAGGCCGCCGCCCCGGACGTACCGGCCGAGCGCTTCACCGCGATGACCCGCCTGGACCACAACCGCGCGATCTCGCAGCTGGCCGCCAAGACCGGCGCCGCCGTCTCCGACATCAAGCGCCTGACCATCTGGGGCAACCACTCGGCGACCCAGTACCCGGACATCTTCCACGCGGAGATCGCCGGCAAGAACGCCGCCGAGGTCGTCAGCGACGAGCAGTGGCTGGCCGAGACCTTCATCCCGACCGTCGCCAAGCGCGGCGCCGCGATCATCGAGGCGCGTGGCGCGTCCTCGGCCGCCTCGGCCGCCAACGCCGCCATCGACCACGTGCACACCTGGGTCAACGGCACCGCCGCGGGCGACTGGACCTCGATGGGCATCCCGTCGGACGGCTCCTACGGCGTCCCCGAGGGCATCATCTCGTCCTTCCCCGTCACCACCAAGGACGGCAAGTACGAGATCGTCCAGGGCCTGGACATCAACGAGTTCTCCCGTGCGCGCATCGACGCGTCCGTGGCGGAGCTCGTCGAGGAGCGCGACGCGGTGCGCGAGCTCGGCCTGATCTGA
- a CDS encoding carboxymuconolactone decarboxylase family protein produces MTTTNETPAYAPEHPARLQWAKLVPDVYKALVSLEVAARKGLDPTLVELVKVRASQINHCAFCLDMHTKDALAAGESVERLIQLGAWEESRHFYTERELAAIELTEAVTVLTDGFVPDEVYGKAAELFDETELAQLIAVITAINAWNRFGVTCRLAPGHYTPGMFKH; encoded by the coding sequence ATGACGACGACGAACGAAACCCCCGCGTACGCCCCCGAGCACCCCGCCCGCCTGCAGTGGGCGAAGCTGGTCCCCGACGTCTACAAGGCCCTGGTGTCCCTGGAGGTCGCCGCCCGCAAGGGCCTGGACCCGACGCTGGTCGAGCTGGTCAAGGTGCGCGCCTCGCAGATCAACCACTGCGCGTTCTGCCTGGACATGCACACCAAGGACGCGTTGGCCGCCGGCGAGAGCGTCGAGCGTCTGATCCAGCTCGGCGCGTGGGAGGAGTCCCGGCACTTCTACACCGAGCGGGAGTTGGCGGCGATCGAGCTGACCGAGGCGGTGACCGTCCTGACGGACGGGTTCGTCCCGGACGAGGTCTACGGGAAGGCCGCCGAGCTGTTCGACGAGACCGAACTGGCCCAGTTGATCGCCGTGATCACGGCGATCAACGCCTGGAACCGGTTCGGCGTGACCTGCCGCCTCGCGCCGGGGCACTACACGCCGGGCATGTTCAAGCACTGA
- a CDS encoding bifunctional methylenetetrahydrofolate dehydrogenase/methenyltetrahydrofolate cyclohydrolase yields MTAQILDGKATAAAIKSELTARVAALKARGITPGLGTLLVGDDPGSRWYVNGKHKDCAEVGIASIQRELPATASQEDIEEVVRELNANPECTGYIVQLPLPKGIDTNRVLELMDPTKDADGLHPMSLGRLVLNEPGPLPCTPYGIVELLRHHGVEINGAHVVVLGRGITVGRSIGLLLTRKSENATVTLCHTGTRDLSGLLRQADIVVAAAGVPHLVKPEDVKPGAAVLDVGVSRDGSGKIVGDVHPGVAEVAGWISPNPGGVGPMTRAQLLVNVVEAAERTTSAG; encoded by the coding sequence ATGACCGCCCAGATTCTCGATGGCAAGGCCACCGCAGCCGCGATCAAGTCCGAACTGACCGCCCGCGTGGCGGCGCTGAAGGCCCGGGGCATCACCCCCGGCCTCGGCACCCTGCTGGTCGGTGACGATCCGGGCAGCCGCTGGTACGTCAACGGCAAGCACAAGGACTGCGCCGAGGTCGGCATCGCCTCCATCCAGCGCGAACTGCCCGCGACGGCCTCCCAGGAGGACATCGAGGAGGTCGTGCGGGAACTCAACGCCAACCCCGAGTGCACCGGCTACATCGTCCAACTCCCGCTCCCCAAGGGCATCGACACCAACCGCGTGCTGGAACTGATGGACCCGACCAAGGACGCCGACGGCCTGCACCCCATGTCGCTCGGCCGGCTGGTGCTGAACGAGCCGGGCCCGCTGCCCTGCACCCCGTACGGGATCGTCGAACTGCTCCGCCACCACGGTGTCGAGATCAACGGCGCGCACGTCGTGGTCCTGGGGCGCGGCATCACCGTGGGCCGCTCGATCGGCCTGCTCCTGACCCGCAAGTCCGAGAACGCGACCGTGACCCTGTGCCACACCGGCACGCGCGACTTGTCCGGGCTGCTGCGCCAGGCCGACATCGTCGTGGCGGCGGCCGGTGTCCCGCACCTGGTCAAGCCGGAGGACGTGAAGCCGGGCGCGGCCGTCCTCGACGTCGGCGTGAGCCGCGACGGGAGCGGGAAGATCGTCGGCGACGTGCACCCCGGTGTCGCCGAGGTGGCCGGCTGGATCTCGCCGAACCCGGGCGGTGTCGGCCCGATGACCCGCGCCCAGCTGCTCGTCAACGTCGTCGAGGCGGCGGAGCGGACGACCAGTGCGGGCTGA
- a CDS encoding glutathionylspermidine synthase family protein — translation MERHTIEPRPNWQRTVEEQGLIYPLTRYPDDSLRPYWDESAYYSFSLPEVEALENVVEELHAMCLAAAAHIVEHDRFADLGITDPKLAARIAESWRRRAEQPSLYGRFDLRYDGSGGPAKMLEYNADTPTSLVEAASPQWFWMEERFPGADQWNSLHERLVDAWRRQAELLPPGPVHFAHSETDELGEDLMTVAYLQETAEQAGLDTVAMSVEQIGWDSLSGRFVDEKLRFIRGIFKLYPWEWLATDEFGPQVLGTYDHGGGSGTTAWIEPLWKMLLSNKALLAVLWELFPEHPNLLPAYLDGPRELADTTGYVAKPLLGREGAGVTLHEAGEDGEPFTPVDDETYVFQALAPLPDFDGNRVVLGAWVVEEEAAGLGIRESAGPVTDEYARFLPHVILQPAGP, via the coding sequence GTGGAGCGGCACACGATCGAGCCCCGCCCGAACTGGCAGCGGACCGTCGAGGAGCAGGGGCTGATCTACCCCCTGACCCGGTACCCCGACGACAGCCTGCGCCCCTACTGGGACGAGAGCGCGTACTACTCGTTCTCCCTCCCGGAGGTCGAGGCGCTGGAGAACGTCGTCGAGGAACTGCACGCCATGTGCCTCGCGGCGGCGGCCCACATCGTCGAGCACGACCGCTTCGCCGACCTCGGCATCACCGACCCGAAACTGGCCGCCCGCATCGCCGAGTCCTGGCGCCGGCGCGCCGAGCAGCCCTCCTTGTACGGCCGCTTCGACCTGCGCTACGACGGCTCCGGCGGCCCGGCCAAGATGCTGGAGTACAACGCCGACACCCCCACCTCCCTGGTGGAGGCGGCGAGCCCGCAGTGGTTCTGGATGGAGGAGCGGTTCCCCGGCGCCGACCAGTGGAACTCCCTCCACGAGCGGCTCGTCGACGCCTGGCGCCGGCAGGCCGAACTGCTGCCGCCCGGTCCGGTGCACTTCGCGCACTCCGAGACCGACGAACTCGGCGAGGACCTGATGACGGTCGCCTACCTCCAGGAGACCGCGGAGCAGGCCGGCCTGGACACCGTCGCCATGTCCGTCGAGCAGATCGGCTGGGACAGCCTCTCCGGCCGGTTCGTCGACGAGAAGCTCCGCTTCATCCGCGGCATCTTCAAGCTCTACCCGTGGGAGTGGCTGGCCACGGACGAGTTCGGGCCCCAGGTGCTGGGCACCTACGACCACGGCGGCGGCTCCGGCACCACGGCCTGGATCGAGCCGCTGTGGAAGATGCTGCTCTCCAACAAGGCGCTGCTGGCGGTCCTGTGGGAGCTCTTCCCCGAACACCCGAACCTGCTGCCCGCCTACCTCGACGGCCCGCGCGAGCTCGCGGACACCACCGGCTACGTCGCCAAGCCCCTGCTGGGCCGCGAGGGCGCCGGGGTGACCCTGCACGAGGCGGGGGAGGACGGGGAGCCGTTCACCCCGGTGGACGACGAGACGTACGTCTTCCAGGCCCTGGCCCCGCTGCCCGACTTCGACGGCAACCGGGTGGTGCTCGGCGCGTGGGTCGTCGAGGAGGAGGCCGCGGGGCTGGGCATCCGGGAATCGGCGGGGCCGGTCACGGACGAGTACGCCCGCTTCCTGCCCCACGTCATCCTCCAGCCCGCCGGCCCGTGA
- a CDS encoding 2'-5' RNA ligase family protein encodes MGTVTLGVSIAVPEPYGSSLQELRVGFGDAAALGIPTHVTLVPPTEVDAERLPAIQAHLAEVAATFRAFAMRLAGTGTFRPLSPVVFVRLVEGGAGCTRLQALLRDPDGPIDRELAFPYHPHVTVAHGISEEAMDLAFTTLSGYAADWLCEGFALYEQGSDGVWRKLREYPFGTGPTGVPAQLGSPTDEAAGTRGRRS; translated from the coding sequence GTGGGGACCGTAACGCTCGGCGTTTCGATCGCGGTCCCGGAGCCGTACGGCAGCAGCCTTCAAGAGCTGCGGGTCGGCTTCGGGGACGCCGCCGCGCTCGGCATCCCCACGCACGTCACCCTCGTGCCGCCCACCGAGGTGGACGCGGAGCGGCTGCCGGCGATCCAGGCCCACCTGGCCGAGGTCGCGGCGACGTTCCGCGCCTTCGCGATGCGGCTGGCCGGAACCGGCACCTTCCGCCCCCTCTCGCCGGTCGTCTTCGTCCGGCTCGTCGAGGGCGGCGCCGGCTGCACCCGCCTCCAGGCCCTGCTCCGGGACCCGGACGGGCCGATCGACCGCGAGTTGGCCTTCCCGTACCACCCGCACGTCACGGTCGCCCACGGGATCTCCGAAGAGGCGATGGACCTGGCGTTCACCACCCTCTCCGGGTACGCCGCCGACTGGCTGTGCGAGGGCTTCGCACTCTACGAACAGGGCTCCGACGGGGTCTGGCGCAAGTTGCGTGAATACCCTTTCGGCACGGGCCCGACCGGCGTTCCGGCACAACTGGGCTCACCCACCGATGAGGCGGCCGGCACGCGCGGGCGTCGCTCGTAG
- the glyA gene encoding serine hydroxymethyltransferase, translated as MTARRHPALFATDPELASFVEAEEALQAETLRLIPSENYVSAAVLEASGTVLQNKYSEGYPGRRYYEGQQNIDRVEALAVERAKGLFGVDHANVQPYSGSPANLAVYLAFAKPGDTVMGMALPMGGHLTHGWGVSATGSWFRGVQYGVTADTGLIDYDAVRDLALAERPKIMFCGGTALPRTIDFEAFASIAKEAGSILVADVAHIAGLIAGGAHPSPAGHVDVISTTTHKTLRGPRGAMLMCREEHAKAIDKAVFPGLQGGPHNQTTAGIAVALHEAAQPAFVTYAHAVVANAKALAAALLERGFDLVSGGTDNHLILMDLTSRGVPGKIAAKALDRAGIVVNYNTVPFDPRKPFDPSGIRIGTPSLTSRGLTVDHMPVVAGWISRAVDAAAATDEAALSVIRAEVTDLMSAHPAPGLPLS; from the coding sequence ATGACCGCGCGCCGCCATCCCGCCCTTTTCGCGACCGACCCCGAGCTGGCGTCCTTCGTCGAGGCGGAAGAGGCACTGCAGGCCGAGACCCTGCGCCTGATCCCCAGCGAGAACTACGTGTCCGCCGCCGTGCTGGAAGCCTCCGGCACCGTCCTGCAGAACAAGTACAGCGAGGGCTACCCCGGCCGCCGCTACTACGAGGGCCAGCAGAACATCGACCGCGTCGAGGCACTGGCCGTCGAGCGGGCGAAGGGCCTGTTCGGCGTCGACCACGCCAACGTCCAGCCGTACTCCGGCTCCCCGGCCAACCTCGCCGTGTACCTCGCCTTCGCGAAGCCGGGCGACACCGTGATGGGCATGGCCCTGCCCATGGGCGGCCACCTCACCCACGGCTGGGGCGTGTCCGCGACCGGCTCCTGGTTCCGGGGCGTGCAGTACGGCGTCACCGCCGACACCGGCCTGATCGACTACGACGCGGTGCGCGACCTGGCCCTGGCCGAGCGCCCGAAGATCATGTTCTGTGGCGGCACGGCCCTGCCCCGCACGATCGACTTCGAGGCCTTCGCGTCGATCGCCAAGGAGGCGGGCTCGATCCTCGTCGCCGACGTCGCCCACATCGCCGGGCTGATCGCGGGCGGCGCGCACCCGTCGCCGGCCGGGCACGTGGACGTGATCTCCACGACCACCCACAAGACCCTGCGCGGTCCGCGCGGCGCGATGCTGATGTGCCGCGAGGAGCACGCGAAGGCCATCGACAAGGCGGTCTTCCCCGGCCTCCAGGGCGGCCCGCACAACCAGACGACGGCCGGCATCGCGGTCGCGCTGCACGAGGCGGCGCAGCCGGCGTTCGTCACGTACGCCCACGCGGTCGTCGCCAACGCCAAGGCGCTGGCGGCGGCCCTGCTGGAGCGGGGCTTCGACCTGGTGTCGGGCGGCACGGACAACCACCTGATCCTGATGGACCTGACCTCGCGCGGGGTCCCGGGCAAGATCGCGGCCAAGGCGTTGGACCGGGCGGGCATCGTCGTGAACTACAACACGGTCCCGTTCGACCCGCGCAAGCCGTTCGACCCCTCGGGCATCCGGATCGGCACGCCGTCGCTGACCTCACGGGGCCTGACGGTGGACCACATGCCGGTGGTGGCGGGCTGGATCTCCCGCGCGGTCGACGCCGCGGCCGCGACCGACGAGGCGGCCCTGTCCGTGATCCGCGCCGAGGTCACCGACCTCATGTCGGCCCACCCGGCCCCGGGCCTGCCCCTGTCCTGA
- the rocD gene encoding ornithine--oxo-acid transaminase has protein sequence MSNTADAIRSADAHSAHNYHPLPVVVASAEGAWMTDVEGRRYLDMLAGYSALNFGHGNRRLIDAARAQLERVTLTSRAFHHDRFADFCTELAALCGKEMVLPMNTGAEAVETAVKTARKWGYEVKGVPDGHAKIVVAADNFHGRTTTIVSFSTDHDARDHFGPYTPGFEIVPYGDLTALSHAVTENTVAVLLEPIQGEAGVLVPPAGYLQGVRELTRERNVLFLADEIQSGLGRTGRTFALEHEGVVPDMYILGKALGGGVVPVSAVVADRDVLGVFRPGEHGSTFGGNPLACAVALEVIAMLRSGEYQQRAAELGDHLHHELNLLVGGGAVTAVRGRGLWAGVDIDPSRGTGREISEKLMGLGVLVKDTHGSTIRIAPPLVISKEDLDWGLDRLRSVLSA, from the coding sequence GTGTCGAATACTGCTGATGCCATCCGCTCCGCCGACGCGCACAGCGCGCACAACTACCACCCCCTGCCCGTCGTCGTCGCGTCGGCGGAGGGCGCGTGGATGACCGATGTGGAGGGCCGCAGGTATCTCGACATGCTCGCCGGATACTCCGCCCTCAACTTCGGTCACGGCAACCGGCGTCTGATCGACGCCGCACGCGCCCAGTTGGAGCGGGTCACGCTGACCTCCCGCGCCTTCCACCACGACCGCTTCGCGGACTTCTGTACCGAACTCGCCGCGCTGTGCGGCAAGGAGATGGTGCTGCCGATGAACACGGGCGCGGAGGCCGTGGAGACGGCGGTGAAGACGGCCCGCAAGTGGGGGTACGAGGTCAAGGGCGTCCCGGACGGCCACGCCAAGATCGTGGTCGCGGCCGACAACTTCCACGGCCGGACCACGACCATCGTGTCCTTCTCCACGGACCACGACGCCCGCGACCACTTCGGCCCCTACACGCCGGGCTTCGAGATCGTCCCGTACGGCGATCTCACCGCGCTCTCCCACGCCGTCACGGAGAACACCGTGGCCGTGCTGCTGGAGCCGATCCAGGGTGAGGCGGGGGTCCTCGTGCCGCCCGCCGGCTACCTCCAGGGCGTACGGGAGCTCACCCGCGAGCGGAACGTCCTCTTCCTCGCCGACGAGATCCAGTCGGGCCTGGGCCGCACGGGCAGGACCTTCGCCCTGGAGCACGAGGGCGTCGTCCCCGACATGTACATCCTGGGCAAGGCGCTCGGCGGCGGGGTCGTGCCCGTCTCCGCGGTGGTCGCCGACCGGGACGTGCTCGGCGTGTTCCGGCCGGGCGAACACGGGTCCACCTTCGGCGGCAACCCGCTCGCCTGCGCGGTCGCGCTGGAGGTCATCGCGATGCTCCGCTCCGGCGAGTACCAGCAGCGGGCCGCCGAACTCGGCGACCACCTGCACCACGAGCTGAACCTGCTGGTCGGCGGCGGCGCGGTGACCGCCGTGCGGGGGCGCGGACTGTGGGCGGGCGTCGACATCGACCCGTCGCGCGGCACCGGCCGGGAGATCTCCGAGAAGCTGATGGGGCTCGGGGTGCTGGTGAAGGACACCCACGGATCCACGATCCGCATCGCACCGCCGCTGGTGATCAGCAAGGAGGACCTGGACTGGGGCCTGGACCGGCTGCGGTCGGTGCTGTCGGCCTGA